A genomic region of Bernardetia sp. ABR2-2B contains the following coding sequences:
- a CDS encoding M1 family metallopeptidase encodes MQHFSLRLRALFSSLVLLSLFTACNPEKKTTETIESTIQTDTTTQVETSIPTDIHTYAIPEEAKTTHLDLKLNVDFSTKMLSGIATYDIEVQNNIDKIYLDTRSLTIENVEVDGQKANFELAVEDENLGQKLTIPVTDQSKKVTITYKTSSDAEALQWLSPSQTAGKQSPFLFTQSQAILARTWVPTQDSPGIRFTYTAEVTVPKELMAVMSAENPQRKNDSGIYSFKMEQPIPAYLLALAVGDLRFQPIGERTGVYAEPSVISKAAYEFEEMDKMLEAAEKLYGKYAWGRYDLIVLPPSFPFGGMENPRLTFATPTILAGDRSLTSLVAHELAHSWSGNLVTNATWNDFWLNEGFTVYFENRIMEEVYGKDYAEMLALISYQDLKDEVAAMTSAGNSEDTKLKLDLEGRNPDDGVTSIAYDKGFYLLKLIENTVGREKFDAFLNQYFTEYAFKTTNTEDFLTYLDKNLLSQVDGSMQEINPKEWIYETGIPSNIPKIESERYDKAIAAATAWKDGTPAAQLDTKDWAYQQWLFFLRALPNELSKQQMDELDKQFKFSNTGNNEVLGVWLVKVAHNEYEKSYPQLRKFLVNVGRRKFLSPIYAELIANAKTLPLAKDIFEEAKPNYHFVSSSSIEKMLEGK; translated from the coding sequence ATGCAACATTTTTCATTACGACTACGAGCTTTATTCTCTAGTCTTGTTTTGCTTTCTCTTTTTACAGCCTGTAACCCAGAGAAAAAAACAACAGAAACTATCGAATCTACTATCCAAACAGATACAACTACTCAAGTGGAAACCTCAATACCTACTGATATTCATACTTATGCCATTCCAGAAGAAGCAAAAACTACACATCTTGATTTAAAACTAAATGTAGATTTTTCAACTAAAATGCTTTCGGGTATCGCTACGTATGATATTGAAGTTCAGAATAATATAGATAAAATCTATTTAGATACTCGCAGCCTAACCATTGAAAATGTAGAAGTAGATGGACAAAAAGCAAACTTTGAACTAGCCGTTGAAGATGAAAATTTAGGGCAAAAGCTTACTATTCCAGTTACTGACCAATCTAAAAAAGTAACTATTACTTACAAAACCTCATCAGATGCAGAGGCTCTGCAATGGCTTTCTCCTTCTCAAACAGCAGGAAAACAAAGTCCGTTTTTGTTTACTCAATCACAGGCTATTTTGGCTCGTACTTGGGTGCCGACGCAAGATAGCCCTGGTATTCGCTTTACGTACACAGCCGAAGTAACTGTTCCTAAAGAGCTTATGGCAGTAATGAGCGCAGAAAATCCACAGCGAAAAAATGACTCTGGTATTTATTCTTTTAAAATGGAACAGCCCATTCCAGCTTATTTGTTGGCATTAGCTGTTGGCGATTTGCGTTTTCAGCCAATTGGAGAGCGTACAGGTGTGTATGCAGAGCCTTCTGTGATTAGCAAAGCAGCCTATGAGTTTGAAGAGATGGATAAGATGTTAGAAGCAGCCGAAAAGCTCTACGGAAAATATGCGTGGGGACGTTATGATTTGATTGTCTTGCCTCCTAGTTTTCCTTTTGGTGGAATGGAAAATCCTCGTCTTACCTTTGCAACGCCTACTATTTTGGCTGGTGACCGTTCGCTTACCTCGTTGGTGGCGCATGAACTTGCTCACTCGTGGTCTGGAAACTTAGTTACGAATGCAACGTGGAATGACTTTTGGCTCAATGAAGGCTTTACTGTTTATTTTGAGAACAGAATAATGGAAGAAGTTTATGGAAAAGATTATGCTGAAATGTTAGCTCTTATTTCGTATCAAGATTTGAAAGATGAAGTAGCTGCAATGACTTCAGCAGGAAACTCAGAAGACACAAAACTAAAATTAGACCTTGAAGGACGTAACCCAGACGATGGCGTTACTTCAATCGCTTATGATAAAGGCTTTTATCTTTTAAAGTTAATTGAAAATACGGTTGGAAGAGAAAAATTCGATGCTTTCTTGAATCAATATTTTACGGAATATGCTTTCAAAACTACAAATACAGAAGATTTTCTGACTTACCTAGATAAAAATCTTTTATCACAGGTAGATGGTTCTATGCAAGAAATTAATCCAAAAGAATGGATTTATGAAACAGGAATACCTTCTAATATTCCAAAAATTGAATCAGAGCGTTACGATAAAGCCATTGCAGCAGCTACTGCTTGGAAAGATGGAACACCAGCGGCACAACTGGACACAAAAGATTGGGCATATCAGCAATGGTTATTTTTCCTTCGTGCTTTGCCAAATGAACTTAGCAAACAACAAATGGATGAGTTAGACAAACAATTTAAGTTTTCTAATACTGGAAATAATGAAGTTTTGGGAGTTTGGTTGGTAAAAGTGGCTCATAACGAATACGAAAAATCATATCCACAACTTCGTAAATTTTTAGTAAATGTAGGAAGACGTAAATTTTTAAGTCCTATTTATGCAGAGCTCATCGCAAACGCAAAAACACTTCCATTAGCAAAAGATATTTTTGAGGAAGCAAAACCAAATTATCACTTTGTTTCTTCTTCTAGCATTGAGAAGATGTTGGAAGGGAAGTAA
- a CDS encoding metalloregulator ArsR/SmtB family transcription factor has translation MESNQSDTTKKELQIDVETLERAAFILKTVAHPVRLGILKLLEKKERLSVKQICEGLEVEQSLTSHHLSNMKLKGILSSKREGKNVYYSLRERNILNLFKCLEGCECVMF, from the coding sequence ATGGAATCTAATCAGTCTGATACCACAAAAAAAGAATTACAAATCGATGTGGAAACGCTAGAACGAGCAGCTTTTATATTAAAAACGGTAGCTCATCCTGTTCGTTTAGGAATTTTGAAATTATTAGAAAAAAAAGAACGTTTGTCAGTAAAACAAATCTGTGAAGGCTTAGAAGTAGAACAATCGCTTACCTCACACCATCTTTCAAATATGAAATTAAAAGGGATTCTATCTTCAAAAAGAGAAGGTAAAAATGTTTATTATTCGCTTCGTGAACGAAATATCCTCAATCTTTTTAAGTGTTTGGAAGGTTGTGAGTGTGTTATGTTTTAG
- a CDS encoding cryptochrome/photolyase family protein, giving the protein MKSISLVFPHQLFKENPALFDKENKVYLIEDDLYFGQYPFHKQKLLLHRASMHYYNGFLEKKGYTVSYLQHSEYGKLESVFDLISENEEEIKEIHYTDTTDYLLERRLKRFAKKFDIKLIQYETPLFLTSKSDLDEILQKTKSGSYLMASFYQKQRKRLDILMTPDGSPKGGKWSFDEENRKPLPKNKSEKSKLNIPKFPVFEENEFVKKYKPTIKKDFGDNYGSLEHFNYPTTHKEAEQVLDTFLKERFYLFGDYEDAISTKERIIFHSVLTPALNIGLITPSQIIEKTMNFVSQNEDSENEISLNSLEGFIRQVVGWREFMRGIYEKEGVFERTNNFFNFKRQLPKSFYDGTTGIIPIDDTIKRILKYGYCHHIERLMILGNFMLLCEFDPDAVYKWFMELFIDSYDWVMVTNVYGMTQYADGGLITTKPYISGSNYILKMSDYKKGNKSNEKTNDWAEIWNGLYWNFISKHKEVFANNHRMRMMVSMLDRMKKETLQNHLENANRFLEKLDKGLDKN; this is encoded by the coding sequence ATGAAATCAATCAGCCTTGTTTTTCCTCATCAACTTTTCAAAGAAAATCCTGCTTTATTTGATAAAGAAAATAAAGTTTATCTAATAGAAGATGATTTATATTTTGGTCAGTATCCTTTTCATAAGCAAAAATTACTACTTCATCGTGCTTCTATGCACTATTACAACGGTTTTTTAGAAAAAAAAGGCTACACAGTTTCGTATTTGCAGCATTCAGAATATGGAAAATTGGAAAGTGTTTTTGATTTAATTTCTGAAAATGAAGAAGAAATTAAAGAGATTCATTATACAGATACGACTGATTATTTACTAGAAAGAAGACTAAAGCGTTTTGCCAAAAAATTTGATATAAAGTTAATTCAATATGAAACTCCTCTTTTTCTGACTTCAAAATCAGATTTGGATGAAATACTTCAAAAAACTAAATCGGGTAGTTATTTAATGGCAAGTTTTTACCAAAAACAACGCAAACGCTTGGATATTTTGATGACTCCTGACGGCTCACCAAAGGGTGGAAAGTGGAGTTTTGACGAGGAAAACAGAAAACCTTTACCAAAAAATAAGTCAGAAAAAAGCAAACTCAATATTCCAAAATTTCCTGTTTTTGAAGAGAATGAATTTGTCAAAAAATATAAGCCAACAATTAAAAAAGATTTCGGAGATAATTATGGGAGCTTAGAACACTTCAACTATCCAACAACACACAAAGAAGCCGAGCAAGTTTTAGATACTTTTTTGAAAGAACGATTTTATCTTTTTGGAGATTATGAAGATGCTATTTCAACGAAAGAACGCATTATTTTTCATTCTGTACTGACACCTGCATTAAATATTGGTTTGATTACACCTTCTCAAATTATAGAGAAAACGATGAATTTTGTTTCTCAAAATGAAGACTCAGAAAATGAAATATCTCTCAACTCTTTAGAAGGTTTTATTAGGCAGGTTGTTGGTTGGCGTGAGTTTATGCGAGGTATTTATGAAAAAGAAGGTGTTTTTGAGCGAACCAATAATTTTTTTAATTTCAAAAGACAACTTCCAAAATCATTTTATGATGGAACAACAGGGATAATTCCGATTGATGATACCATTAAAAGAATACTCAAATATGGCTATTGTCATCATATAGAAAGGCTGATGATTTTGGGTAATTTTATGCTTTTGTGTGAGTTTGACCCAGATGCTGTTTATAAATGGTTTATGGAATTATTTATAGATTCGTATGATTGGGTAATGGTAACAAATGTCTATGGAATGACTCAATATGCAGATGGAGGACTGATTACGACAAAGCCTTATATTTCGGGTTCGAATTATATTTTAAAGATGAGCGATTATAAAAAGGGTAATAAATCTAATGAGAAAACCAATGATTGGGCAGAGATTTGGAACGGACTTTATTGGAATTTTATTTCCAAACACAAAGAAGTCTTTGCAAATAACCATAGAATGCGAATGATGGTCAGTATGTTAGATAGAATGAAAAAAGAAACACTACAAAACCATTTAGAAAATGCAAATCGTTTCTTAGAAAAATTGGATAAAGGACTAGATAAAAACTAG
- a CDS encoding class I SAM-dependent methyltransferase, whose translation MTLANIDFYRNIQIEKFKELAGVTGFDTGIDIDQIYPQIENAKAIAELGVGYGRAIDELLKRGYKGKIYGIERVESFVNYIENEYDNENLSMLHQDIEELNLPEKVDAVLWLWSGILEQNLEQQRDSICKIRKYLKTGGKLFIEAPQDKIKFVGMKINKHYIRVEMDWGTLDAYMPYEEDMHLIKESCHYKSLQMIKYQSKTGLDRVFYVFEN comes from the coding sequence ATGACTTTAGCTAACATTGATTTTTATAGAAATATTCAGATAGAAAAATTTAAAGAACTCGCAGGAGTTACAGGTTTTGATACAGGAATTGATATTGACCAAATTTATCCTCAAATAGAAAATGCAAAAGCAATTGCAGAACTAGGAGTAGGATATGGAAGAGCCATAGATGAACTTCTAAAACGTGGATACAAGGGTAAGATATATGGTATCGAAAGAGTAGAATCTTTTGTAAACTATATTGAAAACGAGTATGATAATGAAAATTTATCAATGCTTCACCAAGATATAGAAGAACTAAACTTACCCGAAAAAGTAGATGCTGTTTTGTGGCTTTGGTCTGGAATACTAGAACAAAATCTTGAACAACAACGAGATTCTATTTGCAAAATTAGAAAGTATCTCAAAACAGGAGGTAAATTATTTATTGAAGCTCCTCAAGACAAAATTAAGTTTGTCGGAATGAAAATCAACAAGCATTATATCCGTGTAGAAATGGACTGGGGAACGCTTGATGCTTATATGCCTTACGAGGAAGACATGCATCTTATCAAAGAGTCCTGTCATTATAAATCATTACAAATGATTAAATATCAATCTAAAACAGGATTAGATAGGGTTTTTTATGTGTTTGAGAATTAA